A stretch of Pyrenophora tritici-repentis strain M4 chromosome 7, whole genome shotgun sequence DNA encodes these proteins:
- a CDS encoding Acetyl-propionyl-CoA carboxylase, alpha subunit, translated as MLVIDPAFSTSSGDVGISGTSLRAGIKRANCKVFAPTAGEMMAQSVRKMLARGGAMDLELGHDTAVRICKTAKKLSIKTIAIYSSADASSQHVRDADEAVLLPGPPATAYTDSAAILKIAKDKNADAIIPGYGFLSENADFARAVGDTGLVWVGPSPDAIEAFGVKHTARGLAEKANVPIVPGTKGLVEDEDAAVREAERIGFPVMLKATGGGGGMGLITCEKVEEVREGFRMVQSRGATLFKNPGVFLEAFYPASHHVEVQVFGNGTGQAVHFGERECSIQRRHQKVIEECPSPFVERHPELRQKLGDAAVRLAESIQYGSAGTIEYLVDDKTGDFFFLEMNTRLQVEHGITELCYGIDLVELMLKQADAQLAGRKGLDGGLLKGMQPQGPRGAAIEARVYAENPLRDYAPSPGLLQKVEWKDVPGSRIDTWVFTGVRITPNYDPLIAKAMVHTESREKTIASMKELLTQSSISGPPTNLEFLANILDDPRFKQGNTMTSFLKDFTYTPHAIDVISPGAYTLVQDLPGRPTVGKGVPHSGPMDPIAFQIANMLVGNPRTKEGLEITLSGPELRFVGPAIVALCGASMEASLDDQPFPMWTSVKIEAGQKLKIGKTTGAGCRAYLAVYGGFPSVAEYFDSKSTSPLVAIGGYQGRQLAPGDLLQITETLPEKFTKAELPESLRPVYKTTWDITAMVGPHDEGYFDPEFIEQIYHTEWKVSHNASRSGIRLVGPVPKWARKDGGEGGAHPSNLIEYGYPLGTLNWTGDDPCIFPVDCPNFGGFTSSTTVVRADWWKLGQIKAGNTVKYVRVGLEDALKKREKTEDFLDSVGQAIKSSTGFDKIEKLQGAHCNFNSGEIGKAVVWEKPATSTTPLVRYRQGGDDHLLIEYGNESFDLNHRCRVTALENALHSSSTPALIRQNLYNTVGCCTSLLLYYNGARLPRSSLIEHLKIIEDTLGDLTTTKVPTRIFKLPISFESKLQDEATQRYMTNQRPHAPYLPDNLSFVAKNNAFTPQQLKDIYLTGQFMAVVVGFFCGNTVSLPVDPRQRLSAPKMNPSRVFTPEGTVGWAGSCMSIYPVDSPGGYQMTGRTVPCWDYYACKPGFSGHGKPWIFRDFDILTFYQVSEDKLDELLGLFRAGKYEWEYEDVEFDMKTHNEMLRNTKEEVRQIREKQAKAQEEMNRAEEESLERWRREKAESGVDMGTVEKLLEQEGVVGVEAPVDANVWKVEVAEGDAVGEGSVIVILEAMKLEIAVKTPEAVANAGKLKVEKVLG; from the exons ATGCTTGTTATCGACCCCGCCTTTTCTACGAGCTCTGGTGACGTCGGTATCTCCGGAACCAGCCTGCGCGCCGGCATCAAAAGAGCCAATTGCAAGGTCTTCGCTCCAACGGCTGGTGAGATGATGGCGCAGTCGGTCAGGAAGATGCTGGCTAGAGGTGGGGCTATGGATTTGGAGTTGGGTCACGATACCGCA GTCCGCATATGTAAAACAGCAAAGAAACTATCCATCAAAACAATCGCAATCTACTCATCCGCAGACGCATCATCCCAACACGTCCGCGACGCCGACGAAGCCGTCCTCCTCCCTGGGCCCCCCGCAACCGCCTACACCGACTCAGCCGCCATCCTGAAAATCGCAAAAGACAAAAACGCAGACGCTATAATCCCCGGCTACGGCTTCCTCTCTGAAAATGCAGATTTCGCCCGAGCTGTGGGCGACACTGGACTTGTATGGGTGGGCCCTTCACCAGACGCAATCGAAGCTTTTGGTGTCAAACACACCGCGCGCGGGCTCGCTGAAAAAGCAAATGTGCCGATCGTGCCCGGCACAAAGGGGCTTGTGGAAGATGAAGATGCTGCGGTGAGGGAAGCAGAGAGGATTGGGTTTCCGGTTATGCTCAAGGCGACGGGTGGGGGTGGTGGTATGGGATTGATCACGTGTGAAAAAGTGGAGGAGGTACGAGAGGGATTTCGCATGGTACAATCGCGAGGGGCGACGTTATTTAAAAACCCGGGGGTTTTTCTCGAGGCGTTTTATCCCGCGAGTCATCATGTTGAGGTGCAGGTGTTTGGAAATGGGACGGGTCAAGCGGTGCATTTTGGGGAAAGGGAGTGCTCGATTCAGAGGAGACATCAGAAGGTTATTGAGGAGTGTCCCAGTCCTTTTGTTGAACGGCATCCAGAGTTGAGGCAGAAACTGGGGGACGCGGCTGTGAGGCTGGCGGAGTCGATTCAGTATGGGTCCGCGGGTACCATTGAGTATCTTGTGGATGATAAGACGGGGGATTTCTTCTTTTTGGAAATGAATACGAGATTGCAGGTTGAGCATGGGATTACGGAACTTTGCTATGGGATTGATCTTGTGGAGTTGATGCTCAAGCAGGCGGATGCGCAGTTGGCGGGGAGGAAGGGGTTGGATGGGGGGTTGTTGAAGGGAATGCAGCCGCAGGGGCCGAGGGGTGCGGCTATTGAAGCGAGGGTTTATGCGGAGAATCCGTTGAGGGATTATGCGCCATCGCCGGGGTTGCTGCAGAAGGTTGAGTGGAAGGATGTGCCTGGGAGCAGGATTGATACGTGGGTGTTCACTGGTGTGAGAATTACGCCGAATTATG ACCCTTTGATAGCAAAGGCAATGGTTCATACAGAATCAAGAGAGAAGACAATCGCATCGATGAAGGAGCTACTCACTCAATCCTCCATTAGCGGTCCACCTACCAACCTCGAATTCCTCGCCAACATCCTCGACGACCCGCGTTTCAAACAAGGCAACACCATGACCAGTTTCCTCAAGGACTTTACGTACACGCCTCATGCCATCGACGTCATATCTCCCGGTGCATATACACTCGTCCAAGACCTCCCCGGCCGGCCTACAGTAGGTAAAGGCGTACCTCACTCCGGACCCATGGACCCAATCGCTTTCCAAATAGCGAACATGCTCGTCGGTAATCCAAGAACAAAAGAAGGTCTTGAAATCACGTTGAGTGGACCAGAATTACGTTTCGTCGGACCTGCCATTGTAGCCCTGTGCGGTGCCTCCATGGAAGCTAGTCTTGACGATCAGCCGTTTCCCATGTGGACGAGCGTCAAGATTGAGGCCGGCCAGAAACTCAAGATTGGTAAGACGACTGGAGCGGGCTGTCGAGCGTATCTAGCAGTCTACGGTGGGTTTCCATCAGTGGCAGAGTACTTCGATTCAAAGTCTACATCGCCGCTGGTTGCTATTGGAGGATATCAAGGTCGTCAACTTGCTCCAGGGGATTTGCTGCAGATCACGGAGACACTTCCAGAGAAGTTTACAAAGGCAGAGTTACCGGAGAGTCTGAGGCCGGTTTACAAGACGACGTGGGACATTACAGCCATGGTCGGCCCTCACGATGAGGGATACTTTGACCCAGAGTTCATCGAGCAAATCTATCACACCGAATGGAAGGTTTCGCACAATGCGTCCAGGAGTGGCATTCGTCTTGTGGGTCCGGTACCGAAGTGGGCGCGCAAGGATGGTGGTGAGGGGGGTGCGCATCCCAGTAACCTGATCGAGTATGGGTATCCTCTGGGGACTTTGAACTGGACGGGAGACGATCCTTGTATCTTTCCTGTCGACTGTCCCAACTTCGGCGGGTTCACGAGTAGCACGACGGTTGTAAGAGCGGACTGGTGGAAGCTGGGACAGATCAAGGCGGGGAATACGGTCAAGTATGTAAGAGTTGGACTAGAAGATGCCTTgaagaaaagagagaagaCGGAGGATTTTCTGGATTCAGTTGGGCAGGCCATCAAGTCCAGTACTGGCTTTGACAAGATAGAAAAACTCCAAGGCGCCCACTGTAACTTCAACTCTGGCGAAATCGGAAAAGCAGTCGTCTGGGAGAAACCCGCCACATCCACTACACCCCTTGTCCGCTACCGCCAAGGCGGCGACGACCACCTCCTCATAGAATATGGCAACGAATCCTTCGACCTAAACCACCGCTGCCGCGTCACCGCGCTCGAAAATGCCCTgcactcctcctccacccCCGCCCTCATACGACAAAACCTCTACAACACAGTCGGTTGCTGCACATCCCTCCTCCTGTACTACAACGGCGCCCGCCTCCCGCGCTCCAGCCTTATCGAGCACCTGAAAATCATTGAGGATACACTCGGCGACCTAACCACCACAAAAGTACCAACCCGCATCTTCAAACTACCCATTTCCTTCGAATCCAAACTCCAAGACGAAGCCACTCAACGGTACATGACCAACCAACGCCCGCACGCCCCCTACCTCCCAGACAACCTCTCTTTTGTAGCGAAAAACAACGCCTTCACCCCTCAGCAACTCAAGGACATCTACCTCACAGGCCAGTTCATGGCCGTCGTCGTAGGTTTCTTCTGCGGAAACACTGTCTCACTCCCCGTCGACCCACGACAGCGCCTCTCCGCACCGAAGATGAACCCCAGTCGTGTTTTCACGCCTGAAGGTACGGTGGGCTGGGCTGGGTCATGCATGTCTATTTACCCCGTTGATTCACCTGGTGGTTATCAGATGACGGGGCGTACGGTGCCTTGTTGGGATTATTACGCGTGTAAACCCGGTTTCAGCGGACACGGTAAACCGTGGATTTTCCGTGACTTTGATATTTTGACCTTTTACCAGGTTAGTGAGGATAAGCTGGATGAACTGCTGGGTTTGTTTCGCGCGGGAAAATACGAGTGGGAGTATGAAGATGTGGAGTTCGATATGAAGACGCATAATGAGATGCTAAGGAATACGAAGGAGGAGGTACGGCAGATTAGGGAGAAGCAGGCGAAAGCGCAGGAGGAGATGAACAGAGCAGAGGAAGAGAGCTTGGAGCGGTGGAGGAGGGAGAAGGCGGAGAGTGGGGTTGACATGGGGACTGTGGAGAAGCTGTTGGAGCAGGAGGGCGTGGTGGGTGTTGAGGCGCC
- a CDS encoding lactam utilization protein B, with translation MPAIKHAVKINVDLGEGYGNYKCGPDDELIPLIDHANIACGFHAGDPLIMHQTVLACKKHNIAVGAHPGLPDIQGFGRREIKMSPEELTAAVRYQVGALKGFLDAEDVPLHHVKPHGVLYGMMYRDKEVCRAVYAGVPKGTTVFGLAGTFHEEVAKEMGLPFVAELYGDVKYNKDSTLVIDRKKKAWHPDEIKKHVTSQVENATVTAVTGEEVKLPIGDHQVSLCCHSDSPGAVEIVKAAREIVDQFNSRNYRKA, from the exons ATGCCTGCGATCAAACATGCGGTTAAGATCAACGTAGATCTGGGTGAAGGATACGGAAACTACAAGTGCGGACCCGACGACGAATTGATCCCGCTCATCGATCATGCGAACATTGCATGTGGCTTCCACGCTGG CGACCCATTGATCATGCATCAAACGGTACTTGCTTGCAAAAAGCACAATATTGCCGTGGGTGCCCATCCCGGCTTACCCGACATTCAAGGGTTCGGGCGACGAGAAATCAAAATGTCACCTGAGGAATTGACAGCTGCTGTTCGATACCAAGTCGGTGCTCTGAAGGGGTTCCTTGATGCCGAAGATGTCCCGCTTCACCATGTCAAGCCCCACGGTGTGCTGTATGGAATGATGTATAGGGATAAAGAGGTTTGTCGAGCAGTCTATGCCGGGGTACCAAAAGGAACGACAGTTTTTGGTCTTGCAGGCACGTTTCATGAAGAAGTTGCAAAAGAGATGGGTCTTCCTTTTGTTGCAGAGTTGTATGGAGATGTCAAGTACAACAAGGACAGTACGCTTGTTATTGACCGGAAGAAGAA GGCCTGGCATCCGGATGAGATTAAGAAACATGTAACGAGTCAGGTCGAAAATGCGACTGTCACAGCCGTTACGGGTGAGGAGGTGAAGCTTCCGATAGGCGACCACCAGGTTTCACTGTGTTGCCACTCGGACTCGCCTGGGGCTGTAGAAATTGTCAAGGCGGCACGGGAGATTGTTGACCAGTTCAACAGCCGGAATTACCGAAAGGCTTAG
- a CDS encoding Amelogenin domain containing protein — MPVDRLLSTLLRSLQTYTDQQDTPRLLGTASSLLTTLGNPHNLSLLTSHLLTAPALWDRPDGVRTPLRMLSVFHAAVTTIINHHNDVRHNKASKLVPGQTPIGGGLSLDEWIRAIVAGADDRSRRWKHLVVLGGLLIGTGNLEEQGMDLYWASAMRKRVEAALVRATNLALVEVRERSEADGLGGQTITLVLNHAFGCIGEVERTQIDYDLLLPVLIGTAYYSNEGFQSAYFLGSLDLDVRTSQNGKLGWSAQSSSYRQVEVIMNRPLVTSMGPLSRLIAHSVENVKNPWIIQTMMDDLASFSRALTTQWRQTKFSAVEPAEEAATLEDEALHKTTPQLWNVLKAALFATTIILRGVFNRTLQDRALAGDAIAPILASQALQILRHLYFITSRLGPASFSQHTFVYLTAIDILSAYPNHSDKFIKAIAPQQLGQIPRHPFDRILDLYFLNTAEHFTLVLSTATNEDLLVASAVPYLAAGENRHMLPVFEAAHSVMLAVLSAPQSAEITAKHLPFYIDALFSVFPHNLSPRQFRLAFKTLMRVTAPPSTLSATHPDLPATLLELVFHRALTAPTEALPPDSVALALQNSDAPPPALSEQAVLALTLIDALPYLPIALLEEWLPLCAELLNEISDDDMRENVKARYWEVLVSGEMDAERSGVAVCWWTTKGGRERVLYGREEELDFMSGALPVEEERHVRETPASVPTAEAHASTTTEIERMRLEVQDKISALAQRERDVEDREKDVEERERQFARKMRGVEKALGVREKTVKRREEALWRGVVGDVDT, encoded by the exons ATGCCGGTCGATCGCCTGTTGTCTACGCTGTTGCGCTCGTTGCAGACATATACGGATCAGCAAGACACGCCACG CCTACTTGGGACCGCGTCATCGCTACTCACCACCCTCGGCAACCCTCACAACCTCAGTCTACTCACCTCCCATCTCCTTACTGCGCCCGCACTATGGGACCGCCCTGATGGCGTGCGCACCCCCCTACGCATGCTCTCCGTCTTCCACGCTGCGGTCACCACCATCATCAACCACCACAATGACGTGCGTCATAATAAGGCATCCAAGCTCGTGCCTGGTCAAACTCCTATAGGCGGAGGTCTATCGCTAGACGAATGGATACGCGCAATTGTCGCCGGCGCGGATGACCGAAGCCGCCGATGGAAGCACTTGGTAGTTTTGGGAGGCTTGTTGATTGGTACCGGGAATCTAGAAGAGCAGGGAATGGATTTGTACTGGGCATCTGCCATGCGCAAGCGAGTGGAAGCGGCTTTGGTACGAGCGACAAACCTCGCATTGGTCGAGGTTCGGGAACGTTCCGAGGCTGACGGGCTGGGAGGCCAAACTATCACTCTAGTCCTCAATCATGCCTTTGGGTGCATCGGAGAGGTGGAAAGGACGCAGATTGATTACGATCTTCTGTTGCCAGTGCTGATCGGGACGGCATACTACTCGAACGAGGGGTTCCAGTCGGCATACTTTCTTGGAAGTCTGGACCTGGATGTGCGGACGAGCCAGAATGGAAAGCTGGGCTGGAGT GCACAATCGAGCTCATACCGGCAGGTCGAGGTCATCATGAACAGGCCATTGGTGACTTCCATGGGCCCCCTCTCACGCCTCATCGCGCACTCAGTCGAGAACGTCAAGAATCCTTGGATTATTCAGACCATGATGGATGACTTGGCAAGCTTCTCCCGCGCCCTCACAACCCAATGGCGACAAACTAAATTCTCCGCCGTTGAGCCCGCCGAAGAAGCCGCCACTCTTGAGGATGAAGCCTTGCATAAGACAACACCACAATTGTGGAATGTCCTCAAGGCTGCCCTTTTTGCAACAACCATTATACTTCGGGGTGTCTTCAACCGCACATTGCAAGATAGAGCACTAGCTGGGGATGCCATCGCCCCAATACTCGCCTCGCAAGCCCTGCAAATCCTACGCCATCTTTACTTCATCACCTCTAGGCTCGGCCCAGCCTCCTTTTCCCAACACACCTTTGTGTACCTCACAGCGATTGACATCCTTTCTGCCTATCCCAACCACTCTGACAAGTTTATCAAAGCTATCGCGCCCCAACAACTCGGACAGATACCCCGCCATCCTTTTGATCGCATACTAGATCTGTATTTTCTCAATACAGCAGAGCACTTTACTCTTGTGCTATCTACAGCCACCAACGAAGATCTACTTGTAGCTTCAGCAGTACCCTACCTCGCAGCTGGCGAGAACCGCCATATGCTGCCAGTATTTGAGGCGGCACACAGTGTCATGCTGGCCGTGCTTTCCGCACCACAATCTGCCGAAATCACAGCAAAGCATCTTCCTTTTTATATTGATGCTTTATTCAGCGTCTTCCCTCATAATTTGTCGCCCCGTCAATTCCGCTTGGCTTTCAAAACACTGATGCGAGTCACGGCCCCTCCATCGACTTTATCAGCAACCCATCCAGATCTCCCAGCCACACTTCTGGAGCTCGTCTTCCACCGAGCACTCACCGCCCCTACAGAGGCACTACCCCCCGATTCCGTCGCACTAGCTCTACAAAACTCAGATGCGCCGCCTCCAGCTCTTTCAGAGCAAGCTGTGCTTGCACTAACCCTAATTGACGCTCTACCTTATCTTCCCATCGCATTACTCGAAGAATGGCTTCCTCTATGCGCAGAGCTTCTCAACGAGATCAGCGACGATGACATGCGAGAAAACGTCAAAGCACGGTACTGGGAAGTACTAGTCAGTGGCGAAATGGATGCAGAACGTAGTGGAGTGGCGGTCTGCTGGTGGACCACCAAAGGCGGGCGTGAAAGAGTGCTTTACGGCAGAGAGGAGGAACTTGATTTCATGAGTGGTGCATTACCTGTTGAAGAGGAGAGACATGTACGCGAGA CCCCAGCATCCGTTCCCACAGCAGAGGCCCACGCGTCAACCACCACGGAGATTGAACGAATGAGGCTGGAAGTTCAAGACAAGATAAGTGCGTTGGCGCAGCGTGAGAGGGATGTAGAGGATAGAGAAAAGGATGTagaggagagggagaggCAGTTTGCGAGAAAGATGAGGGGGGTGGAGAAGGCGTTGGGGGTTAGGGAGAAGACTGTTAAGAGGAGAGAGGAGGCGCTTTGGAGGGGTGTTGTTGGGGATGTGGATACGTAG
- a CDS encoding AhpC, Peroxiredoxin, which translates to MSALGRVRIGHKAPDFHCEAVVNGVILEFQSRNCNLVFISVDTKHSLWHWQNVPRQYGGLGKVDIPLLRDANHRIARDYGVLVEEEGVTLRCAFLVDGGGVVQQITLNNLTVGRSVLEALRLLEAFQAVAKHGVLCPVDWKPNDHAMETISTISGTLTESYEERL; encoded by the exons ATGAGCGCCCTAGGTCGTGTCCGCATCGGCCACAAAGCCCCAGATTTCCACTGCGAAGCCGTCGTCAACGGTGTCATATTAG AATTCCAATCCCGCAACTGCAACCTCGTCTTCATATCCGTCGACACCAAGCACTCTTTGTGGCACTGGCAAAACGTGCCGCGCCAGTACGGCGGTTTGGGCAAAGTAGACATCCCCCTGCTCAGAGACGCAAACCACCGCATCGCCCGTGACTACGGTGTCCTcgtcgaagaagaaggcgTCACCCTCCGCTGCGCATTTCTAGTCGACGGTGGCGGTGTTGTCCAACAAATCACCCTAAACAACCTCACCGTAGGCCGAAGCGTGTTGGAAGCCCTTCGTCTGCTGGAAGCTTTTCAAGCCGTGGCGAAACATGGGGTTCTGTGTCCTGTGGATTGGAAACCCAATGATCATGCGATGGAGACGATAAGCACGATTTCTGGGACCTTGACGGAGAGTTATGAGGAGAGGTTGTAG
- a CDS encoding Tymo-45kd-70kd domain containing protein has translation MAESVNGHGTSSLLPPVSIVLAWPAANYEDPVTRSKTALIISIMLGTIVLVVVTARIWARVFIQRNVGADDWIIIVALFPTIALTICVCLGTEHLHLNRHIWDVPSSYYVPERKITFIIYLLYFISGGLIKTSILLFYRRLDNRCITRSFRLATWINIVAIIIFMVSFSVVLLTACAPTAAFWLQFDVVKQIEKYEYTCWIDEGAYILSGSVISAVQDGVTAFLPTLLFWDLKIARRQKIALGMIFALGYVVCAVACTRSFFIWRTFNDDLYDSTWLSWPVWVLTVVEVHLG, from the exons ATGGCAGAGAGTGTCAACGGTCATGGCACAAGCAGCTTGCTTCCGCCAGTGTCCATTGTCCTAGCCTGGCCGGCAGCTAATTACGAAGACCCTGTTACACGATCGAAAACCGCGCTCATTATATCTATAATGCTCGGAACGATCGTGTTGGTAGTGGTTACTGCGAGGATATGGGCAAGGGTTTTCATACAAAGGAATGTTGGAGCTGATGACTGGATTATTATTGTTGCGCTG TTTCCCACAATAGCATTAACAATATGTGTATGTCTAG GAACAGAACACCTCCACCTCAACCGCCACATCTGGGACGTACCCTCCTCTTACTACGTCCCTGAACGCAAAATCACCTTTATAATCTACCTCCTCTACTTCATTTCCGGCGGCCTCATTAAAACctccatcctcctcttctaCCGCCGCCTCGACAATCGCTGCATAACACGCTCCTTCCGCCTCGCCACCTGGATCAACATCGTCGCAATCATCATCTTTATGGTCTCATTCTCCGTCGTGCTGCTGACGGCTTGTGCGCCCACCGCCGCGTTTTGGCTGCAATTCGACGTGGTGAAGCAGATCGAGAAGTACGAGTATACGTGCTGGATTGACGAGGGCGCATACATTCTCTCGGGCAGTGTCATCAGCGCAGTGCAAGATGGCGTCACAGCATTCCTACCCACGCTCCTGTTTTGGGATTTGAAAATCGCACGACGCCAAAAAATCGCGCTTGGCATGATTTTCGCCCTTGGATATGTGGTTTGTGCGGTCGCGTGCACACGGTCGTTTTTCATCTGGAGGACATTCAATGATGACTTGTATGATAGTACGTGGTTGAGTTGGCCGGTTTGGGTCCTCACGGTTGTCGAGGTGCATCTTG GATGA